The Oscillatoria acuminata PCC 6304 genomic interval AACTGTATCTTAGCCCGGGATATTACCGATCGCAAACAAGTAGAAGCACAATTACTCGAAACTAAAGCAGCCGCAGAAGCAGCTAATCGCGCCAAAAGTACCTTTTTGGCCAATATGAGTCACGAACTGAGAACCCCACTCAATGCTATTATCGGGTATAGCGAACTCCTCCAAGAAGATGCCCGAGATATCGGGATTACCGAGCCAGAATTTCTGGATGATCTGCGTTCAATTAATACAGCAGGGAAGCATCTGCTGGCGCTCATTGGAGATATTTTAGATTACTCCAAGATTGAATCGGGGAAAATGCAACTATTTTTAGAATCATTCAACTTAGACAAGGCGATCGCCCAAATTTGCCACACCGCTCAACCCCTCATTGAAAAAAATTCTAACCAATTGGTAGTCCAGTTTAGTGGGGAACTGGGTTCGATGCACGCTGACTTAACAAAGATGCGACAAATTCTCTTCAATTTACTCAGTAATGCGGCTAAATTCACCCGCCAGGGTAAAATTGAAGTCGCTGTAACCCAACAACCCCGAAATGCGATTCCTCTGGCTTTCTCCCCAGAACAAGAATGGGACCCCAATGATTTATTTGTAGTCTTCCAAATCTGCGATACCGGCATTGGCATGACTCAAGACCAGTTAAATAATTTGTTTCAAGCCTTTATGCAGGCGGATGCCTCTACAACCCGAGAATATGGCGGTACAGGGTTGGGTTTGGCGATTAGTCGATTGTTTTCTCAGATGATGGGAGGAGATATTGTGGTAGATAGTCAGTTGGGGGTGGGTTCAACCTTTACGGTGTATCTCCCCATGGAAGTCAAGTTGCCTGAACCCCATGAACCGGATTGGCAGGAACCTTCGGTTCCCACAGTGGCGATCGGTCAGGAATCCTGAATGGAGGATTCGGTTCTACCTGAAATCTTGCACCTGTGGCAACAACCCCTGGAGGTTAAAACCTAGCCTGATGTTGCTTGATTTCCCCCCCCGAACAATGGTAAAAATAACCTCGCCCTGCCTTAACCAATCACCGTGAAACAGTTTCTCAAAGGATGCAACCTCTATCTCATCGGGATGATGGGGTCTGGAAAAACCACCGTGGCCCAAATTCTGGCCCCTCAATTGGAGTATCGTTATCTTGACAGCGATCGCCTGATTGAACAGGTGGCAGGTCAATCCATCCCTGAGATTTTTGCCGAAAGTGGAGAGGCAGCCTTTCGGGAACTAGAAACCAAAGTATTAAGTGAATTGTGCGCCTATACCCATCTGGTTGTCGCAACAGGGGGAGGAATTATCCTCAACCGGCAAAACTGGAGTTATTTGCAACATGGGGTGGTGGTATGGTTAGATGTTCCAGTGGAACAACTGTATCAGCGGTTGGCCGGAGATACCACCCGGCCATTGTTAAGAGACCCTGACCCAATGGCTAAACTGCGATCGCTCCTTGACCAACGACAATCCCTCTACAAACAAGCTGATGTGCGCGTGATTGTCGGTCCCGAAGATACCCCGGAACAAATCGCAACGGGAGTTTTAGCCGAAATTTCCAAAATCCTCAAAGACCATACCAATCAGAACTAAATCCTCCCCTTTGCGAAGCCAATCGGTAGATTACCCTACACCCAAATTTTTTGGATGATTCTCAGGGTTGAAAAATTGCCATAAGCTAGGAGTGACCTATTTTCAGGGAATACCTATGCTGACCGAGAAAGAACTCAGCCAACAAGAAACTGAAGCGATGCGGGTGAAGGTGCTTAGTGAAGCACTCCCTTATATCCAGCAATTCGCTGGCCGCACCATTGTCGTCAAATATGGGGGTGCGGCGATGAAAGACAGCACCCTCAAGGACCAAGTGATGCGGGATTTGGTCTTCTTGGCCTGTGTTGGGGTCCGGCCTGTCCTGGTCCACGGAGGCGGTCCGGAAATCAATAGCTGGTTGGACAAACTCGCCATCGAACCCCAATTTAAAAATGGTCTGCGAGTCACCGATGCGCCGACGATGGATGTGGTGGAGATGGTGTTAGTAGGCCGAGTCAACAAGGAAATTGTCGCCCTGATTAACCAGGCGGGGGGTTCTGCGGTGGGATTGTGCGGGAAAGATGGAAATTTAATCACCGCACGTCCTCAAGGAGATGAAGGGATTGGCTTTGTTGGGGAAGTGAGTTCGGTGAATACCAAGATTTTAGAAGCCTTAGTCAAATCTGGCTATATCCCCGTTGTCTCCAGTGTGGCGGCAGACGAAACAGGCCAATCGTATAATATTAATGCGGATACAGTAGCCGGAGAACTGGCGGCGGCTTTGGGTGCAGAAAAATTAATCTTAATGACCGACACAGCAGGAATTTTACAGGACCCGACGGACCCTTCTACTCTGCTGACGCAACTGGATATTCAACAAGCGCGGGAACTGATGAAAAGCGGGGTGGTCTCCGGGGGGATGATTCCCAAGGTGACCTGTTGTGTGCGAAGTTTAGCCCAAGGGGTCAAGGCGGCTCACATTATTGATGGTCGGATTAATCACTCCCTGTTGCTGGAAATTTTGACCGATACGGGGATTGGTTCGATGATTGTGGCTTCGGGATACCAGCAGTAAATTTCACCAGCGCTTTTTCATTATATCAGGATTGCCGAGTCAGAAGGATGAACTAGCTATATATC includes:
- a CDS encoding shikimate kinase: MKQFLKGCNLYLIGMMGSGKTTVAQILAPQLEYRYLDSDRLIEQVAGQSIPEIFAESGEAAFRELETKVLSELCAYTHLVVATGGGIILNRQNWSYLQHGVVVWLDVPVEQLYQRLAGDTTRPLLRDPDPMAKLRSLLDQRQSLYKQADVRVIVGPEDTPEQIATGVLAEISKILKDHTNQN
- the argB gene encoding acetylglutamate kinase, translated to MLTEKELSQQETEAMRVKVLSEALPYIQQFAGRTIVVKYGGAAMKDSTLKDQVMRDLVFLACVGVRPVLVHGGGPEINSWLDKLAIEPQFKNGLRVTDAPTMDVVEMVLVGRVNKEIVALINQAGGSAVGLCGKDGNLITARPQGDEGIGFVGEVSSVNTKILEALVKSGYIPVVSSVAADETGQSYNINADTVAGELAAALGAEKLILMTDTAGILQDPTDPSTLLTQLDIQQARELMKSGVVSGGMIPKVTCCVRSLAQGVKAAHIIDGRINHSLLLEILTDTGIGSMIVASGYQQ
- a CDS encoding PAS domain-containing sensor histidine kinase, with the protein product MVFASKTRNRALLKAIPDAIFWIHKDGTCLDYQPPENFTLWAGCRSPGQRLQPEGIDNFSDRTYIGQKWWEIWPLEVIQQSREFLERAIATGSEERFEVELLGKDSLCSVQFFPLISMISHPYLPSFYEIKIIPSSEDEFLVILRDLTQVKQAESQRRHDLEQKALQLHQTVLALEAEKAHRQQIEEILAFTQFSLNRAGDAVFWVNSDAQFFYVNEAACLSLGYSREELILMTVHDINLDLPKNVWSDYWDEIKQHGSFTIECHHRTKEGRKFPVESTVNYLEFNGKEYNCILARDITDRKQVEAQLLETKAAAEAANRAKSTFLANMSHELRTPLNAIIGYSELLQEDARDIGITEPEFLDDLRSINTAGKHLLALIGDILDYSKIESGKMQLFLESFNLDKAIAQICHTAQPLIEKNSNQLVVQFSGELGSMHADLTKMRQILFNLLSNAAKFTRQGKIEVAVTQQPRNAIPLAFSPEQEWDPNDLFVVFQICDTGIGMTQDQLNNLFQAFMQADASTTREYGGTGLGLAISRLFSQMMGGDIVVDSQLGVGSTFTVYLPMEVKLPEPHEPDWQEPSVPTVAIGQES